A genomic stretch from Anaerolinea thermophila UNI-1 includes:
- the pheT gene encoding phenylalanine--tRNA ligase subunit beta, which produces MKVVLSWLKEFVDIDLNLEELARLLTMAGLEVEEIQLVGLPMPPAERHEFHYSGLTWEPDKIVVAQIDEVMPHPNADRLVLCRLHDGQQEHTVLTGAPNLFEYKGKGPLPQPLKVAYAKEGARIYDGHQPGQVLTTLKRAKIRGVESYSMVCSEKELGISEEHEGIILLDPDAPTGMPLVEYMGDAVLDVSILPSMARCASILGVAREVAALTGKPLRLPRTTLPATGESILGKAAIQITEPEYNPRFVLGLIRNVRIQPSPYKVQLRLRLAGMRPINNIVDATNYVMLEIGEPLHAFDYQALVRRANGNPPTIITRRAKPGETLTTLDGVERKLDDFTVLVCDTAGALSIAGVMGGAETEVTEQTTDVLLEGASWNFINIRKTVASQKLNSEAAYRFSRGVHPALAPEGVKLGLERMALWSGGEIAADLIDAYPVPHHDPEIDLTAAEIRRALGIDLSLAEAETLLSRLGFICQREGETLHVQTPPHRLDIGEGLVGKADLIEEIARLYGFDRIPARRLADPLPSLQEDPDLAPTEKVRDALVRLGLQEVITYRMTVPEREHRLYLDDAPERSAPYLRLANPISLDRSVMRRSLLASVMEIAERNIRLRERLALFEIGPVFLPVEGQTLPNEDWRVALVLTGTRQPPAWDRKEVTPMDFYDLKGILEGLLEALHIPDVTYRPAQNSTFHPGKCAEVLSGERVLGVFGELHPKVKEHYDFGTAPVLAGDLSLKALLESIPVAYEVGAVPAFPPVLEDLAVVVDEDIPAARVEEVLRQGGGKLLTAVRLFDIYRGEQIGAGKKSLAYRLTYQALDRTLTDKDAASIRQRIIRRLEQELGARIRS; this is translated from the coding sequence ATGAAAGTCGTGCTTTCCTGGCTGAAAGAATTTGTGGATATTGACCTCAACCTTGAGGAACTGGCGCGCCTGCTGACCATGGCAGGGCTGGAAGTGGAAGAAATCCAACTGGTGGGATTGCCCATGCCCCCCGCCGAGCGCCACGAGTTTCATTACAGCGGGCTGACCTGGGAGCCGGACAAAATCGTCGTTGCCCAAATTGACGAGGTCATGCCCCATCCCAACGCCGACCGCTTGGTGTTGTGCCGTCTGCATGATGGACAGCAGGAACACACCGTCCTGACCGGCGCCCCGAACCTGTTCGAGTACAAGGGCAAGGGACCCCTGCCCCAACCGCTCAAGGTAGCCTATGCGAAAGAAGGCGCGCGGATTTACGATGGACACCAGCCCGGACAGGTGCTCACCACGCTGAAACGCGCCAAGATTCGCGGCGTAGAATCCTACTCGATGGTATGTTCAGAAAAAGAACTGGGCATTTCCGAGGAACACGAGGGCATCATCCTGCTCGATCCCGACGCCCCCACTGGCATGCCACTGGTGGAGTATATGGGCGATGCGGTGCTGGACGTTTCGATCCTGCCCAGCATGGCGCGGTGTGCCTCTATTCTCGGCGTAGCCCGCGAGGTTGCCGCATTGACCGGCAAGCCCCTGCGCCTGCCCCGCACCACCCTGCCCGCCACGGGCGAGAGCATCCTCGGCAAAGCCGCCATCCAGATTACCGAGCCGGAATACAATCCGCGCTTTGTGCTGGGACTGATTCGCAACGTGCGCATCCAGCCCAGCCCCTACAAGGTACAGTTGCGCCTGCGCCTGGCAGGCATGCGCCCCATTAATAACATTGTGGACGCCACCAACTACGTGATGCTGGAAATCGGCGAACCCCTGCATGCCTTCGACTATCAGGCACTGGTGCGGCGCGCCAACGGCAACCCGCCCACCATCATCACCCGACGCGCCAAGCCCGGTGAGACCCTGACCACGCTGGACGGCGTGGAGCGCAAACTGGACGACTTCACCGTGCTGGTGTGCGATACGGCGGGTGCGTTGTCCATCGCCGGGGTGATGGGCGGTGCCGAGACAGAAGTAACCGAGCAGACCACCGATGTCCTGCTGGAAGGCGCATCCTGGAACTTCATTAACATCCGCAAGACGGTGGCATCGCAAAAACTCAACTCGGAAGCCGCCTACCGCTTCTCGCGCGGCGTCCACCCGGCGCTGGCGCCGGAAGGGGTGAAACTGGGCTTGGAACGCATGGCGCTTTGGAGCGGTGGAGAGATTGCCGCCGACCTGATTGACGCCTATCCCGTACCTCACCATGACCCGGAGATTGACCTCACCGCCGCGGAGATTCGCCGCGCGCTGGGCATTGACCTGAGCCTTGCCGAGGCAGAAACCCTGCTCAGCCGTCTGGGCTTCATCTGCCAGAGAGAGGGCGAGACCCTGCACGTGCAGACCCCGCCCCATCGGCTGGATATCGGCGAAGGGCTGGTGGGCAAAGCCGACCTCATCGAAGAGATAGCCCGTCTGTACGGCTTTGACCGCATCCCGGCGCGGCGTCTGGCAGACCCTCTGCCATCGTTGCAGGAAGACCCGGATTTAGCCCCCACCGAAAAGGTGCGCGATGCGCTGGTGCGTCTGGGTTTGCAGGAAGTCATCACCTACCGCATGACCGTCCCGGAGCGCGAGCATCGGCTTTATCTGGACGACGCTCCGGAACGCTCCGCGCCATACCTGAGGCTGGCAAACCCCATCTCGCTGGATCGCAGTGTCATGCGGCGCAGTCTGCTGGCTTCGGTGATGGAAATTGCCGAGCGCAACATCCGCCTGCGCGAACGGCTGGCGCTGTTCGAGATTGGTCCGGTCTTCCTGCCGGTTGAAGGGCAGACCCTGCCCAACGAGGACTGGCGGGTAGCCCTGGTGCTGACCGGCACCCGTCAGCCCCCGGCATGGGATCGCAAAGAGGTGACCCCGATGGATTTCTACGACCTCAAGGGCATCCTCGAAGGACTGCTGGAAGCCCTGCACATTCCCGATGTGACCTACCGACCGGCGCAAAACAGCACCTTCCACCCCGGCAAATGCGCCGAGGTGCTTTCCGGCGAGCGTGTGCTGGGCGTGTTCGGCGAACTGCATCCCAAAGTGAAGGAGCATTACGACTTCGGCACGGCGCCGGTGCTGGCGGGCGACCTTTCGCTGAAAGCCCTGCTGGAAAGCATCCCCGTAGCGTATGAAGTTGGCGCCGTGCCTGCTTTCCCGCCGGTACTGGAAGACCTGGCGGTAGTGGTGGATGAGGACATCCCTGCGGCACGGGTGGAAGAAGTCCTGCGCCAGGGCGGCGGGAAACTGCTGACGGCGGTGCGCCTGTTTGACATCTACCGCGGCGAGCAAATCGGCGCCGGGAA
- the pheS gene encoding phenylalanine--tRNA ligase subunit alpha, producing MDELQELERIRREGLERLAEANDSASLEAWRVAYLGRNAPVMQVFSRLGQAPKELRPQIGQSANAVKQALEAAYQEKLEAVRRAALEEELTRQKLDVTLPGRRPFLGRHHIETQTMREILRIFTSMGFQVYSSPDIETDEYNFTYLNIPPHHPARDMWDTFYLTTPGLLLRTHTSPGQIHAMRQFAPEPVRVVLPGMCYRYEQAGARKDIQFTQVELLAVGYDITFADLKGTLQDFADRIFGERLRTRLRPSYFPFTEPSAEMDVECVICHGKGCSVCKGSGWLEIMGCGMVHPVVLQHGGYDPAKFTGFAAGMGPGRIAMLRHAIQDIRSLYENDVRFLEQF from the coding sequence ATGGACGAATTGCAAGAACTGGAACGCATCCGCCGGGAAGGGCTGGAGCGGCTGGCTGAAGCCAACGACTCCGCCAGCCTGGAAGCCTGGCGGGTGGCTTACCTGGGACGCAATGCCCCGGTGATGCAGGTATTCAGCCGCCTGGGACAGGCGCCCAAAGAACTGCGCCCGCAAATCGGGCAGAGCGCCAACGCCGTCAAGCAAGCGCTGGAAGCGGCTTACCAGGAAAAACTGGAAGCCGTGCGCCGCGCCGCACTGGAAGAGGAATTGACCCGCCAGAAACTGGATGTTACCCTGCCGGGACGGCGCCCGTTTTTAGGACGCCACCACATCGAAACTCAGACAATGCGGGAAATTCTGCGCATCTTCACCTCGATGGGCTTTCAGGTGTACAGTTCACCGGATATCGAAACCGACGAGTACAACTTCACCTACCTCAACATTCCCCCGCACCACCCCGCGCGGGACATGTGGGACACCTTCTACCTGACCACCCCGGGGTTGCTGTTGCGCACCCACACCTCACCGGGACAAATTCATGCCATGCGCCAGTTCGCGCCGGAACCGGTGCGGGTGGTATTGCCGGGCATGTGCTACCGCTACGAGCAAGCCGGTGCCCGCAAAGACATCCAGTTTACCCAGGTGGAATTGCTTGCCGTCGGCTATGATATCACCTTTGCCGACCTGAAAGGCACCCTGCAGGATTTTGCCGACCGCATCTTCGGCGAGCGTCTGCGCACCCGTCTGCGCCCCTCGTACTTCCCCTTCACTGAACCCAGCGCGGAGATGGACGTGGAATGCGTCATCTGCCATGGCAAGGGATGCAGTGTATGCAAAGGTTCTGGCTGGCTTGAAATCATGGGATGCGGTATGGTGCATCCTGTCGTTCTGCAACACGGCGGTTACGACCCGGCAAAGTTTACCGGCTTTGCCGCTGGCATGGGTCCCGGACGCATCGCCATGCTGCGCCACGCCATTCAGGACATTCGTTCCCTTTATGAAAATGATGTCAGATTCCTGGAGCAGTTCTAA